TTATGTGCGTATATGTACGGACGGTTTGATCTcatgaaaaaggaagaagcaAATTGGCCTTGTTATCAAAGACGAGAGATGAAATAAGAAGAAACATTCTCGTGAATCATCAGTTGACCGGTCAAAAGTAAAATGATTTCTTCCCATTTTTGTTTAcataaatatgcatatatttgtCAGGCGTGAAGATTTCAATACGGTTTACTTCAAAGATTTGTATATACTTCAGTAAAACATAAGATATTTCAGATCGACCGACCAAAACGTTAAGCTTCATTTGAAATCGTCGGCGATCTAAGccttaagagaaaaaaaaaggggtaaTAAGCAAGAGCTGCAATGCTCTTCTCAGCCTTCTAAAGCGGTAAAATTCGATCCACCTGCTAAGGTTAACCATGGAGCTCTGGCAATTTCACGGACTCTACACTCTACAGTCTTAAGCCAAATTTGGAATATCCCGAACCTGATGAGAAGCCGCTTCGGACGTCGAAGAGAATAAATTTGAGCTATTCATCCCAGGAACTGGGAGGGTCGCTGCTTAGTATTCGGGCAAAATTGTTTAACTAATTATCCGAACGGAAGGATGTGCCACTGCTGTGAAGATTAATACGGATAATCCATCTCACTTGAATCACCAAAGCTGCCAATGGATTCCGAATGACACACCCTTTTTTCGAGTTTGGATATATCCATCTCACTCGAGTCGTCCAGTTGATGAATTTCCCAAACTTCTCTTAACTAAACACCTAGATCGGGCAGATATTATTGTTCCAGAATACTGATATAGGATAAaaactatttttcttttctatagaAATACGACTGATAAGAATAGTTTCCACAGACTATACTGGAAAATTTCATAAAGATGGATTCGGTGCAGAAGAGGGTATGTTATACTTAGAAGCtgagtattgtgaatgaatCTTGGCCCGCGAAGTTATACGATTATGATAATCAGGAAACTGCAAAGAGGCTCTCGTCTTAGCGAGGGAGATGTCTTCGAGCTAATATCAAGGAAGGGCCTCGTGTTCGATGTTACGATTTTCAAGCGTGAGTCTAGACTatataaaggagaaaaatgTTTGAGCATTTTGCAGTACAGATTAATAGCAAAGGGTTGATTGATCACTAAAACTAAAAGACGAGCTGTTTTTGCAGTACGTCATTTACGTTCCATAATATCCCAAAGTGAATTCTCGAGGGTAAACTAAACTCTCACGTtgcgtttgattttataataggattttaaaattagattttgattttgattttgagtggtataaatgggatccacccttcgactttgtatgagttatgttgttttgttgtgggaaaaagtgatataaatgggattcactctttgattttgtatgagttattttgttttgtagtgggtagaattaagttagaattgtgattctaaaatagaatcgcgaaaccaaacaggcccgtaccccaaaaaaacaaaactctTTGTTTCCAAGGTATGACAAATTATCGTGGTCGTGCCGGACAAGTCAAATTAAACAAGGAGCTGGTTACGTTAATTATGATAACTAAAGCGATAATCAATTATTTATCAGTTCACGTCATTTACGAGCGTTTGCATACTTTATTATTTCaatcaatttcaaatattatttaattattaagggCCACGTTTTGGACTAATTTCTCATTCCGGGTTTAGTAATGGGGGCAAAAGTTTAAATTGCAAATTCCTTGGGGGTTGAATAACAGCTCTGGGAGGAGAAAgcttcagagagagagagcagatgAATAGTACAGTTTCATTTATGCAGCCGCAGCAACAACCTTCACAGTCACGCCATGGCAGCGAGTCCTCCGCCCTCTCTTCTTTGCCATGCCCTTGGTGTTGACTGTACTGTGTCTGTGTGTACTCTGTCCTCTTCTGAAACCGTCCATAAAGAAGAACAGAGTTGGCTTCAACCCATCAGTATACTCCATTCCATCAATATATTCTCGGAGTACGGACAAGAAGAAGGGAACCCCATTTGCAGAGTGGGCTGACAGGAAGTAGAAAGCTCCCTCTTTTcctttgaaatttgaaaacctGCGAGTTGATTGCATCCATGCCAATGGCTTCCAAGCGCAGACGAGGAGCCGTGAAGCTTCAGCATGGATCCTTCCGGTCGGCGATCCCTCGGTTTTTCAAGGTCATGGTGGGCGAGTCGCTCGATCGCAGTAGAATCGTAAGTTCAGTCCTCTCTTTCTTCGTGATGCCCTCTGCCTTCTCGATGTTATTCCTCATCCCTTCGCCGAAACGCTCATTGCTCTGATAACTGTGTCTTAGATAAATATTTCACTCTTTTAAGTTTCTGCCTGTTTATGCTCATTTGCTGGGTGGTAAGTTTGGTTTTGGTCCCTTTTCAGGAGATTCCGCCAAAGTTTATCAGAAAATACGGGGATCGTCTCCCGCATTTGGTGCTGCTCAAGGCCCAGAATGGCGAGTCCTTCCGAGTGAAAGTGGAAGAGGCTGAAGGGAAAGTTTGGCTCGGGAGAGGCTGGAGAAAGTTCGAAAGCCACTATGCTATAATGGAGGGATCATTTCTCGTGTTTCAACTGGAACGCAGCGATGTCCTCCGTGTGCTGATATTCGACTCGAGTGCCACAGAGATTGCTTACCCCCCTGCAAACCGTAGTCACAACCAACGGCCGATGCTGAACAATGAGGCAGAGGAATCtggagatgatgatgatgatgcttTACTGGAGGGCAGAGATGCATCTGAGCCTGCGCAGAAGAGAAGCCGACGTAGTCGACGGTTTCAACGTTCAATGCCTACTAAACAACTCCCGATCGAAGACAGTGATGATTCTTCTACATATTTGCCGAGTGAGCAATCTGCAGAATCAGAATCTGAAACTGAAAGTTCAGAACTTGAATATAGGAGGACTACAAGTAGATGGAAACGGGCGACGCTGGGCCAGTCATTGCGAGGGGTAACTGGTGTGAATTTTCATTATCCATCCGTCTCCTGCTTTTTCCAATTCTCATTCCGAATTGTCTATCAGAAGCACAAAACCTTTTCCCGATAGACGGGTTATAACATAACTTGGTTTATTTCTGATCTCTCTGTTTGATCATGGTGGTCAACAGCGAAGTtcttgtgaaaaaaaaaaaagggccgATTTACATTTGTTCTGTGAATCAAAATAGTTTATATGCTTCCATCTTTTATACGTAAATCTCAGGAAATAAAACTTTAGCATATGGTTTCAAATCTTTTCTGTATGACGCAGGTCCGAGGCCTCGAATTGTGGAGAAGCCTCTACCTCCGAGTTCTCACAAAGCGCTCGAGGTAGCAAAGAGGTTCCAACCTAAGTGTCCTGGATTTCTAGTCCGGCTGCGAGCATCGTACGTGAGGAGCGGAGGCATAGTATGATTTCCAGCTCTTTTACGTTATATcgtacttttaaaattaaagaaaaccCAAAATATCTCAAGCTCATCTTTTTTACGAGGTTAACTGATACCTCGTGGTGTTTCTTTAGAGGTTTCAGTGATATGGtactattttatttcttcGCACGACAAAGCTCAACAAAGGATCCAGCTAAAAATCTagtccttttcctttcccaATAAATCGGCTTTGCTCTTTATATTACTAAAAACCGATCATCGAAACTCTAATACAACCCCGTCACATCCGAGCTCGAAGACACCTCACCCAGAAAGCTACTCAagtaaattttgttttaatagTAAAAGAATTATTTCTACTCACTTGTTGCAAATTCCTGATTGTGATGATTTGTTCAGAGCATAAATTCCAAATTCATGAAGGAGAACAACTGCAGAACCGGGGAGGGTCTTGTGTATTTGATGCATAGGGAACAGCCGTGGCCCGTGAAGATGTTTTGCTATACAGAGGAACACCGAGGCAAGTTCTGTGCTGGTTGGCTTAAGTTCCTAAAGGAGAATCATCTTCGCAATGGAGATGTCTGTGTTTTCGAGCTCGTCAAGAAGAATGTCTTTGAAGTTCACTTCTTCAGGTGTTCAGCTTATTCTTAGTCTGATCGATTTGAGCTTGATGACTCGGTTGAGGTCTGTAGTTTGTCTCTTTCGATATCGGTATTGCAGTTGCTTAGGTAGTCTATTACGAACTCCATTATCAGTTTACTCTAGTATGTCATTTGTTCTGTGTCGGGATGATTCCTTTCATGCTTCAGTTACGAACTCCTTTATCAGTAACTCTAGTATGTCTTTTGTTCTATGTCGGGGATGATTCCTTTCATGCTTCAGTTACGAACTCCTTTATCATTTAACTCTAGTATGTCTTTTGTTCTGCGTCGGGGATCATTCATTAAATTGCTTCTATAGAATGACGACATTTCGGTGTTGAAGATTTTCCTCGTTAATTTTGAATAGCAATCCGTAGATTGTTAATCTGTTGAAGAAATTGTTCTTGTTCGGATCTGTTATCTCGGCTGCTGGTGTTGATCAGAACTAGATAAACTGGATCTAGCACCTGAAATTCCACGGTCGGTCGATATTGTTCCATGAGGCGATCACTAATTTGACTACAGTTTGGGTAGAAATTCATGGAAACTTGAAACGACTTTTTTCTAGTGTAGATATGCACCAGGAAGCCCGGATTTTTCTCGTCTATCCTTTCACCACTGCCTTCGCTACGACATTGATTGGTCACATCAATAATCGACTCCGATATCTTTTATGTGCATTTCAGCTGATTATCATTATGTGCTTTAGGTGCGAGTATTGTATATTGTACAAGAGGAACAAGTGCTGTTCAATAATAGATCAATAAGATGAATGCAAGAATGAATCTCTGATCAACATCATcgcggaaaaaaaaaaaagaaggataaTTAACATGAATCCTTTAAGCCTGTAATCATATATGCTCCACTCTTCGGTCGCACGAGAGCTTCAGCCTCCCGCTATGGAATTCATCGATCTCGAGGATGCGGGTGACTTCTTATTAGACACGTTCTGCCCTTCGACTTCAAGCTCGTGAAGATCTCTGGGGACTGGACTGTTTCCAATACGCGTCGGGCGACTCTTGGGTTTTCGAGGAGAGAAGCTCTCTGGTTTTGCAGATGCATTCCATGGGATCTCCGCTTCGctattatcttcttcttcttcttccccaacCAGTAAATGAGCTGGTGGAGCCTCCCATTCCTCCCCATCCATCTCATAGTCGAGATAGTCGGCCCCTGCCATTGCCAAAGCCTCTATCGACACCGACATTGAACGTCCCGCTAGTGCTTCTCTATAAGGTGAAAGTAATGCACTCAAGAAATTATAGAACCTCAATGCTTTCGGTGATCTTTTTGCGAGTGATTAATCGGCTAAGACGACTTCATGTACCCGTTAATCTGCGTGCGTATATATACCAATGATTCGATCTCATGAAAATTGAAGAAGCAAATTAGCATTCTTATCACAGGTCACGGGTTTCATAAGAATCAAACTAGAGCTCTTAGGCTCCTCTTCAACAAGGAGGTGCTATTCAGAGAGAATGAATTAAGATGAAACATTCTCGTGATCACATGTTGACCGGCCgatagtaaaataaataaatatataaataaatctgCCCATGATTTTAGAATAATACGCATTCATACATAATCTGGTGTCAGCAGTGATGAAATATAGTTGCGTGAAAAACTTATCTGCACTTCAGTTTATCTCGAGTTCGAACCTCCCAGAACATACAATACAATTTTCTGGATCAAGGAAGGCTAGAACTTGTCGAGAAGCTCTTGATTAAACTTTGAGGGAAGCCATATAATGTCGTGTTTATGTGAAGGAATTAGAGAATGCACGGTAGCTGAATTGCCCGTGCAAAGTTGGATCGTTTTGTTTTGATCTCACGGTTCGTTTTCCATTCCATCATACCACAGGTATGATCTGACGTTTAATGAAATATTCTTCATGCTCAAATTGAGTGTCTGCTATCAACAAGAACGGGTCAAAAACGTAAAAGAGTCTcgtaaaaaatcaaaatgttgAACTTTTGACCATTTCCTCTTCAAGACCAAATGGCAGCTTTCTTTGAATTAATCAGCAGAATTTCAGCTCTGAAATTTCAATCCATATGCTCCCATCATACTGGAGAATTGCAAGGCGTTAAGCTGAGATCAAGAACGCCTCCATGTCCAAATGATATTTCATTATTCATCGTAACCGAAAAAATTACATGGGATCATCTTACAAGCTACAACTGCATGAAACGCGATAAGAACCAATCATCCTCGATGAACAATTAGAGCTCAGTGATATCAAGTATCAGAGAACATGCTGATGCCGTTTCCACTTCCCAATTCATTAGCTGGGGAAAGGATGTCCCGTAAGCAGTAAAAGTCGACCGAGCCGAACCCATCTAGCAACCTTTTGAAGATCCCGTCATCCAAAGAATTCCGGGTTAATTCCTCATCTTTCAACAGCAtgtcctcatcttcttcctcctctacAGCAGTAGCCTCATTCCTCTTGTCGTCATCATCAGCGACAGCGGGCATGTGCCCCTCAAACAGGGCCATGTGCCCGAACAACTTGTCCTTCCTCGAGAAGCTCGCCCCGCAGGAGCACTTCCACTTGGCCTCACCACAGTGCTTCATATGGCTCCTCAAATCAGCCAACACAGAGAAGCTCTTCTTGTTGCAGCGGTTGCACGAGTACATCTTCGGGCAATGGCTCCTCTTAAAGTGATTCTTCACGCAGACCACAGACTTGAGAGGCCGAAACTTCTTGTGTGCCTTATTTCTGTTGCACCTGAAGATTGCAAATTCACAGTAATCAGAGACAGTACTCGAGGAGTAGATACTAACATGAATGAACTCGGAGTTTAAAGTAGAAGCTGGGATAATTGCTATGAGGCCAAGGAACTCCCCGAACCGGCAAAGAAGTTCTAATACACGCAAATTTTTATCAGCTTTACAACACTATACTCATGCAAGAAAATGTTAATCTTATCTTCTGTCAGTTCAGCAACCCTTCAAGTTTGCCTATATGTCAAGATGCTTATTCGTATCAGGCCACCCACGACACCTTATAAACCGGTGTCAAAGTCGAAATTCTGACAAACCGTGATTCACCGCATCCTCATACTTACAATAACAATAGTAATTTTAACAACTATAGATTGAACTCTGGCACACAATCAAATATTAtgcaatattattttcaaatggaaatgagaaattttgatGAGTGAACCAGATCGAACGCAAAGTTAGACATGGCCGATCATTACGTCTATCAGATTAAATCGTTCCTGAGTTGCAGGATTCTATTGATGACCACAAACTGATTCACATTCTATGATATGCCCTGATTCAGGAAATTCTAGCTTACTATCAGCAGACTGTAAACTTGACATTCAAAATCGAAACTTGACGATAGGACCAATAAGCGTTATTGGAAAGAATCAAACAGATATTCATCATAGTACCCCTCGAAAGGACACGAAAACCGGCTCCTCTTCGTCGAAGGAGAAGGCTCAGGGCACTGGCTATCGGGCCTGGCCAACGCCTCCGGGGTCTTGAACTGATTCCCGTGGGCTCTCATGTGCATCCTCAGGTTAGCGTCTCTCTTGAAACCCTTCCCGCAGATATCACAGAAGTGAGTGTGCTCCGCAAGAAGCTCAACGGAATCGAGCTCCACGATCTCGCAATCTCCGACAAGTTCATCCTTCTCGTCCTTCATCGTGGTGAGGACGCCCTCCTCGACCTTCAAATCGCCAGTAGGAGGCCTCCCAATCGGGCTCTTGACCGGCAGCTTCCGGTCTCCGGACTCCTCCAcggccgccgccgccgccgccaccGCTGCAGGCTTGCTGCCGGGATTCTCCGGGGCCTGCTGAGAGCAGGAGAGGAGAGCGGCGCCATTGACGATGATCTGGTGGATGGCGGAGACGATCTCGGAGGAGACCAAGTCCATCTGCTCCCCGCTGAGGAGAGTGTTGCTGTTGAGCGACTGCGACAGGAACTGCTGCACGGAGTCCATCCTCATGCGGACTGTGGAGAGGTTGAGGAGCGGGACTCGGGGGTCAGCGCTGCCGACGGCGGGGCCGGAGGAGGACGAGGCGCCACCGGAGGGGAGCTCCAAGGGGATCTGGGGAGGTTCGCCGGAGTGTGCCATTGAGGAGATGGGGAGGACGAGGAGAAGGGAGTCGAGGTTTTGAGTTTATGAGGAGGAGACGAGGGGCTATGGAAGttcccttcctcttcttcttcttctccgccGTCAGTCGATGTGAACCGATGTTGACTTTTAGGAGGACCTGTCGAGTGCCCGCCATGGCTGAAAGCAATGCAATTGCTCGCTCGAAGGTTGCGCATTAGCTTAACACGTGGCGGAAGGACTGGGGGAGAGTCGATATATGCGAAATAAacaaattcaataataataaaagaaaaaaaaagaaaaaagggttAACCTAAACTATTGGAAGAAAATGGActagaaaggagagaaaaaattagaaatattgAGACGGATTAAAAAGACAATTATTaagttattctttttttcgatAGACAGAAGGTGATTATTTCAATCATTAAACTATTGTGCGTTAATCTAATCTAATAATGAGCATAAATGGCAGCACACGTTGTTGAGTGTGGCTCGAATTCTCACCCCAAGACTTGAAAGCAATAGAAAGACTTAGGCTACGGACAATTGATTGCAGCATTGCTAACAGCCAACTACAATTTTGAATAGGCCGAAGAGGACAGAAGCCACAGACAGTCGACTGTAGTAAGTCGCGCAGTTAATTGTAGAAAGTAGCATAATCCCTGAGAGAGATCTAAACAATCAGCATCAAATTTGACTAGTTTGTTTATTTCCTTGCTCAGCTAATCTATATCCCTGATTCATTTCTTCTCGTACAAGAACACATTGGGGGGTGAGAGGAAAAGTGAGACTGAAAAAACTTTGTAATCGGGGTTTTGGGAAAACAGTTTGTACTTCATGGCTTCGTCGCtcataataaaagaagaaCCAGCAAAGCTTCTTTTGTCGTGGACGTACTGCTGGCACACCGCTGGCCTGAACCGCGTATACGAGTGTGCAAGCTTCTCTTCTCTTATCTCATTTTAATTGTTTAGTCGAGATTATCGTGAGTTAGATCCATTTCGATTCTTACAAATCGATCCCAACACACATAGTAAAGATATAGATAATTTTGGAAAGTGAAAGTTTTCTTTACATGATGCATgggtttttttatatatttgtattggATACATATATTTACCTTTACATACACAATTTTGAGTTTGCACTTGGAGTTACTCATGTCGTGGAAAATGTAGGAATTAGGAAGCCGGTGCTTTGTATGCTCATAGAAGTGTGTCTAGAGTAATATAAGTGCATCATGAGCTTGCTAAATGAATAATCATAAATCATTaatgtaaaatattatttgaaatgaattccACTGCATAAtgcaattattattaatttaaaaaaatctaggAGGGATTTAAATATAGAGTAGGGAAAATAACCTTATATGGCacaatttttaccttattttcacttcatatcatgtttttaaaagttgtcgcGATTtagcacgaatcaccattttattccaggatctagcacaccattaaactccgtctaaaaACCGTTAAACACCGTTAGACGAAatttaacggtgtgctagatccgagaataaaatggtgattcgtgctagatcgtgataacttttaaaaacgtgctaggaagtgaaaataaggtaaaaactgtGCTATATGAGActatttttcctcttttttttttgaagattCACTGcacataaaaatatgaaacttagtgtggagctttataataatatcagcaACGTCGGATAAAAGTTtcacctcgttttgagatcggacgattcacaaaagctatctaaatcacaacaccgaaaaaatagataaatattttttatctaaaGATTCACTATctagaaaaatctgaaaatatgTGTAGAACTTTACAATAACATCAGGAACATGGGATAAAAGTTTCATCTCGTTTTGAAATCGAACGATTAATAAAAACTATTAAAATCGAAACACAAAAAAAtgggtaaatatattttatctgaagattcaccacccagaaaaatctgaataTCTGTGAGaagctttataataatgttaggaaCATGGTGAAAAAGTTTCATGtcgttttgagatcggacagtttacaaaaactatcaaaatcaaaacacCAAAAAGAagagtaattattttttatctgaagattcaccacccaaaaaattttgaaattttgtgtggagctttataataatattaggaaTGTTGGATAAAATTTTCACCTTATTTTGAGATCAGAtgattcacaaaaactatctaaatcacaacaccgaaaaaagaggtaaatattttttatctgaagattcacaatccaaaaaaatctgaaaatatgCGTGGAGctttaaaataacatcaggaacatgaggtaaaagtttcatctcgttttgagatcaagcatttaacaaaaactatcaaaatcgaaacaccgaaaagatgggtaaatatattttatctaaaGATTCACCGCCAAAAAAATCTGAATATCTGTGacgagctttataataatgttaggaaCATGGAGAAAACATTTCATCTCGTTTTGATATCGGAcagttcacaaaaactatcaaaatcagagcaCCGAAAAGAagagtaattattttttatctgaagattctccacccaaaaaaaattaaaattttgtgtggagctttataataatatgaagaacgtggggtaaaagtttcacatcattttgagatcggacgattcacaaaaactatctaaatcacaacactaaaaaaagagataaatattttttatctgaagattgaCATCccagaaaaatttgaaaattagtgTGAAGGTTTATAATAACATTAGGAACATGGACTAAAAGTTTCACATCGTTTTGAGATCGTACAGTTCgcaaaaattatcaaaatcagaACACCGAAAATAgtagtaaatatttttttaatgaaaaatagcCCCATATAACACagtttttactttattttcactttctagtacgtttttaaaagttgtcacgatctagcacgaatcaccattttattcccggatctagcacaccgttaaatTTCGTCTAAAGGTTTTTAGACGGAatttaacggtgtgctagatccgggaataaaatggtgatttgcgctagatcgtgacaacttttaaaaacgtgctaggaaatgaaaataaggaaaaaattgTGCTATATGAGGCTATTTTCCCTATATAGTATTATTGCATGCGGGAAGCTTCCTGCACGTTTCATGCTTAAACAAGTACTTTCTTCGATAGAGCTTTGTTAGGGACCAGAAAATTGGTCTGACCCGTTCGGCTTGATTTACTATTTTGGACCCACATTGATACTCTAGATTAGGTAATTAAATCCTATTAAGTATATTTCATCATCTATATCTCATAACATCTCTGATATTATCTCTAAAATATTCTGTTAATATATCATATGAGATATTATTCTATCTCTAACCACATTTATGACAAGTACATCTActtgttatttattattaaatattatgcaCATATTACAATACCTTGATACAGATATTTTGAGACTCCTATAAATAGCTCTCTATATACCTCTAAACCCTAAGTCCAATTCTTCTACCTTTCTTGATATATTCTCATTTAAGTATCGAAAAGGGAAATCGGGATTCTCTCAAATTCTTCCCCTTTTTGAAGGTCACTCGAAGTTCGTGGTCTGC
The sequence above is drawn from the Punica granatum isolate Tunisia-2019 chromosome 5, ASM765513v2, whole genome shotgun sequence genome and encodes:
- the LOC116208279 gene encoding B3 domain-containing transcription factor VRN1-like, producing MPMASKRRRGAVKLQHGSFRSAIPRFFKVMVGESLDRSRIEIPPKFIRKYGDRLPHLVLLKAQNGESFRVKVEEAEGKVWLGRGWRKFESHYAIMEGSFLVFQLERSDVLRVLIFDSSATEIAYPPANRSHNQRPMLNNEAEESGDDDDDALLEGRDASEPAQKRSRRSRRFQRSMPTKQLPIEDSDDSSTYLPSEQSAESESETESSELEYRRTTSRWKRATLGQSLRGVTGPRPRIVEKPLPPSSHKALEVAKRFQPKCPGFLVRLRASYVRSGGISINSKFMKENNCRTGEGLVYLMHREQPWPVKMFCYTEEHRGKFCAGWLKFLKENHLRNGDVCVFELVKKNVFEVHFFRCSAYS
- the LOC116208278 gene encoding protein SENSITIVE TO PROTON RHIZOTOXICITY 1-like; its protein translation is MAHSGEPPQIPLELPSGGASSSSGPAVGSADPRVPLLNLSTVRMRMDSVQQFLSQSLNSNTLLSGEQMDLVSSEIVSAIHQIIVNGAALLSCSQQAPENPGSKPAAVAAAAAAVEESGDRKLPVKSPIGRPPTGDLKVEEGVLTTMKDEKDELVGDCEIVELDSVELLAEHTHFCDICGKGFKRDANLRMHMRAHGNQFKTPEALARPDSQCPEPSPSTKRSRFSCPFEGCNRNKAHKKFRPLKSVVCVKNHFKRSHCPKMYSCNRCNKKSFSVLADLRSHMKHCGEAKWKCSCGASFSRKDKLFGHMALFEGHMPAVADDDDKRNEATAVEEEEDEDMLLKDEELTRNSLDDGIFKRLLDGFGSVDFYCLRDILSPANELGSGNGISMFSDT